TCAATTAAAAATAATCAATTAAATAAAGTTGAAATAATTAATGTGGGAGAATTGAATTCTTACAATGATAACATTATTATCGCAGATCAAGAAGTTGTTAATAATTTAGCAGGATTTTCAAATACTTATTTCTCACCATATGACTATAATCCAGTAGGTGAGCAGTCAGGTTCTTATAAAGGGATAAAAACCTATTCAACTGTTGATCCAAAAAATTTGGTTGATCGAGATTTATCAAACCAGTTTAGAAATGGTTTCAATTCAAAAATTAACTATTGGTGAAATACTAAATTAAGTAATGTTGATGAAACTATTGGAATTACCTCTTATGTTTCATTTAATAATAAAGAAAGAACTGGTAATTTTGCTGTTGGAGGATCAAATCATTTTCCAATTACAACATCCTATGAAACCCAGAACTTGCTAAGTGAAACTAAAGCTCTGGTAAACCAAATTTCTGGAATGGCTGCACTTATTGGAGTGTTGATAGTTTCAATAATTATAATTACATCATCTCTATTTGTAATTCTAATTTGTGACTTACTAGTCTCAAAAAATAGTCGTTTTATTGTTTTAATGAAATCGCTTGGATATTCAAAAATGCGTTTAGTTCGATATATTATAGGAACTGTAACTATATTTAGTATTATCGGTTTTGTAATAGGATTAGGGTTATCATATTTAGGATTATGAGCATTAATCGAGTATATTTCAAAAGTTGGAGGCGTCGCCATACCATTTGCCTTAACTTGGTGAGCTCCATTCTTGGCTGTTATACTAATTGGAGGTGCTTATTCATTAAGTATCTTTGCTGCTATGTATAAGGTTGTTAATACTTCGCCCCATATTTTAACCACAGTATCAGAATAATATTAATTAAAATCTTCAATTGCTATTGAGGATTTTTTTATCTATACTATTAAAAGAGGTATATATTATGCAAATTAAACAGGCTGTATTCATAAAATCGGCAGCAAAAAAAGAGGGTTGATTAATAGATGAAATTCCTGAAGTTTGCTTTGTGGGAAGAAGTAACGTTGGGAAATCTAGCTTCATTAATGCTTTAACAAACAATAATAAATTAGCCAAAATTTCTTCAACTCCAGGTAAAACTAGGTTGTTAAATTTTTTTGCAATTAATAATAATAAATTTCGCATCGTTGATGCTCCGGGTTATGGATTTGCTAAGGTAAATATCAGTTTGAAAATACAATTTGCCGAGATGATGGAAGAATATTTAACTCAACGAGATAATTTGAAATTTGTTTGTCAGTTGGTAGACTTACGTCATGATCCAAGTAAGGATGATATTGAAATGTATCAATTCTTCAAAGAATTTGATATTAAAGTCTTTATTATTGCCACAAAGCTTGATAAAGTTAAAAAAAATGACATTGCTAAAAATGAGAAAAATATTAAGAAACTTTTAAATTTCAAGGAGGGAGATTACTTTATTAAATTTTCAAATAAAGATCGCAAAAATCTTCATGAGATCACAGATATAATGAGTCAGATTTTTGAATTTGACTAAATAATAAATTTATCAAAAATAGATAAAATTATTATTTGTGATATAATTTTTTAAAAGTAGGTAATTATTTAATGAAAGAGAACTGTACTAAGACCAAAAAAGAATTAGCAAATATGTTTGAAACTAATATTGAAACCGGATTAGAAGTCCAAGAAGCCAAGGAACGCCTTTTAAAAAATGGATTAAATGAGATTCCAAAAGGTAAGGTAACTCACTGATTAGTAATTTTCTTAAAAACTTTAATGGAACCTTTGCAATTAATTTTAATTGCAGCGGCGATTATTTCGGTATTCACTTCTTTGGTTGCCAGTGGCTGAGAGGTTTCAGCAGATAACTTTATTGACTTTATAGTTATTATTTGTATTGTAATAATAGATGGTGTTTTAGAAACTGTCCAAGAAGTAAAAGCCCGCAAGTCAATGGAGTCGCTAAAATCATTTACTAAGCCAAAAGCGGTTGTAATCAGATCTGGTCACCAACAAGAAATTGACGCAAGTGATATTGTAGTTGGTGATTTAATTGTCCTAGAGGCCGGTAAGTACGTCCCAGCGGACTTAATTTTAGTTGAAACCAGTGAGCTAATGGTAGATGAATCTATTCTTAGTGGAGAATCTGTACCGGTTTTTAAAACCAGTAAACCTTTGGAAAAAGAAACTAGTATTTTAGGGGATATGAAAAATGCTGTTTTCATGTCAACTTTTACCACTGCTGGTAGAGGTATTGGCTTAGTTGTTAAAACAGGTAGTCAAACAGAAATAGGCAAAATTGCTCAATCAATTAATGAAAATGATGAGTCAAAAACTCCTTTAGAAAAGAAATTAATAAAATTTAGTTATTGAATTGCATTATTGGCCTTTTCAATTGGTATTCTGGTATTCTTAACAATGTATCTAAAAGGTAAACCAGAGTTTTGACCAAGTTATTTAATGGTTTCGATCACTCTAGCAATTGGGGTTATTCCTGAATGTTTAGCGGCGGTTGTATCAATTTCGCTTTCATTTTCAACAAAACGAATGGCGCGAGAAAACGTTATTGTTAAGAAATTAGCGAGTGTTGAAACACTGGGTAGCGTTAATGTTATTTGTACAGATAAAACCGGAACTTTGACAGTTAACCGTATGACAATAAAAAAAATTATGCATGATAATAAAGTATCATCAAGTGATGATTATTTAAATGCAAAAAAAACCGATCAAGATAAATTGTTTATTCAATCATTGGTTTTACCAAATGATAGTGTGACTGAAGGTAAAGAACGTATTGGTGATCCAACTGAACTGGCTTTAGTTGATTTTGCTGAATTAGCTGGAATTGATGAACAAGAAGCTCGTGAAAAGTTTTTAAGAATTGATGAGATTCCATTTGACTCTGAAAGAAAATTAATGACAACGGTAAATAAAATTAATGATAAACCAACAACCTTTACCAAGGGAGCGGTAGATCAAATTTTAAAAGTCTGTGATCGAATATACATTGATAATAAAATTAGAAAGATAACCGAAAATGATATTGAGGTTATTTTAAAACAAGCTGATGAATTATCACAACAAGCATTAAGAATCTTGGGGTTTGCTTATAATCAAAATTATGATCAAATTAAAAACAAAAATCAGTTAGAAACTAATCTAATTTACTTGGGAGCTGTTGCTATGATAGATCCTGTGCGTCAATCAGCAATCGATGCAGTGCGTGAAGCTCATGAAGCTGGAATCAACGTGGTAATGATAACAGGTGATCACGCAACAACAGCTCTAGCAATTGCTAAGGATTTAAATTTAGCTTTCTCTGAATATGAGGTTATGTCATCTGATCGTTTAGAATTAATGTCAGATTTAGAACTTTCAAGAGTTATTAGTCAAATAAAAGTATTCGCCCGAGTTAATCCCGAACATAAAGTAAGGATTGTTAAAGCGCTACAAGAGAAGGGGAACATTGTTTCAATGACGGGGGATGGTGTTAATGATGCCCCAAGTTTAAGTCGTGCTGATATTGGAGTTGCCATGGGTATTACTGGAACTGATGTTGCTAAGCAAGCAAGTGATGTAATTCTAACAGATGATAACTTTAAAACAATTATTAAGGGTGTTGGTGAAGGTCGAAATGTTTATCAAAAAATTCGTCGAGCAATTACCTTTGTAATTAGTGTTAATATTGCAAACGTTTTGGCTATATTTATCTTGTCTTTAATAAATGATATTTCCCCAGTGGAAGCAACAAATATTTTGTGAATCAATTTAATCATTGAATCAGTATTGGCAATTACAATTGGAATGGGTCCTAATGATAATTCACTTATGAAAATAAAACCAAAGTTGGGTAAAAGCAGTTTATTTGACGGGGTTTGAAAACCAATGTTTAAAATTTGCTTATTTTCAACTTCAGCAGCAATCGCTGGATTCTATCTAGGAATGGCATTTACTCCAAGTGAATTATATTCTGATCGTTATGCAAGCTGATATGAATTACTAAAATCAACAGACGCTTCATTACAAGAAAGAGTTCAGGTAATGACTTTTGGAAGAACATCAATGTTCTTAGTAATGACTATAAGTCCTTGTTTCTATGTTAACTTTATTAAATTAAGTAACTGAAAATCTAGTAAAAAAATTCAGTTTAATCCTAACTTACCACTAGTTTTTGCAAGTATTTTTGCTGGCTGCTTAAATATTATAGTTTTATTTATCCCGGGATTGAACAGTGTTGTTTTACTGTTAAACCCAATTAGTAGTTGAAATGCCCACAACTGGTACTTGATCCCCGCAGCAGTTGGAATATCAATAATTCCTGGTATTTTGATATTAACAACAGACGCAATAGTTTTCTTCTCATATCATTTATTACCAAAAAGTTGAGAACGAAATCGACGTATCGCAATAGAGTTTGTTGAAAATGATAAAAAGAAAACAGTTAAAAAAGTTAATTCAGTAGTAGAAAAAGATAAAAAAAATATTTAATTTATTAATTAATAATGTAAAATTAGATTAGTTTAAGAGGAGTATTTTAAAATTATTTTCAGAGAGTTAGTGGTCGGTGTGAACTAATAATTTATTTTAAAAGAAGGTTGCTTAATATTTTAAATAACAAATAATTAAGTGGACTACTAGTAGTCAATTTGGATGGTACCGCGGAGAAATTCGTTCCTTTTAGGAGCGAATTTTTTATTTAAAGGAGAGATAAAATGAAAAAATTAAACGATAAATATGATTTTAAGAATGTTGAAAAAGATAAAAATAGTTTTTGAATTAAGAATAAATACTTCGAATTAGATTTGAAATCAAATAAAAAATCATTCTCAATTGTAATGCCCCCACCAAATGTTACGGGAAAATTAC
This Spiroplasma endosymbiont of Panorpa germanica DNA region includes the following protein-coding sequences:
- the yihA gene encoding ribosome biogenesis GTP-binding protein YihA/YsxC, which produces MQIKQAVFIKSAAKKEGWLIDEIPEVCFVGRSNVGKSSFINALTNNNKLAKISSTPGKTRLLNFFAINNNKFRIVDAPGYGFAKVNISLKIQFAEMMEEYLTQRDNLKFVCQLVDLRHDPSKDDIEMYQFFKEFDIKVFIIATKLDKVKKNDIAKNEKNIKKLLNFKEGDYFIKFSNKDRKNLHEITDIMSQIFEFD
- a CDS encoding cation-translocating P-type ATPase: MKENCTKTKKELANMFETNIETGLEVQEAKERLLKNGLNEIPKGKVTHWLVIFLKTLMEPLQLILIAAAIISVFTSLVASGWEVSADNFIDFIVIICIVIIDGVLETVQEVKARKSMESLKSFTKPKAVVIRSGHQQEIDASDIVVGDLIVLEAGKYVPADLILVETSELMVDESILSGESVPVFKTSKPLEKETSILGDMKNAVFMSTFTTAGRGIGLVVKTGSQTEIGKIAQSINENDESKTPLEKKLIKFSYWIALLAFSIGILVFLTMYLKGKPEFWPSYLMVSITLAIGVIPECLAAVVSISLSFSTKRMARENVIVKKLASVETLGSVNVICTDKTGTLTVNRMTIKKIMHDNKVSSSDDYLNAKKTDQDKLFIQSLVLPNDSVTEGKERIGDPTELALVDFAELAGIDEQEAREKFLRIDEIPFDSERKLMTTVNKINDKPTTFTKGAVDQILKVCDRIYIDNKIRKITENDIEVILKQADELSQQALRILGFAYNQNYDQIKNKNQLETNLIYLGAVAMIDPVRQSAIDAVREAHEAGINVVMITGDHATTALAIAKDLNLAFSEYEVMSSDRLELMSDLELSRVISQIKVFARVNPEHKVRIVKALQEKGNIVSMTGDGVNDAPSLSRADIGVAMGITGTDVAKQASDVILTDDNFKTIIKGVGEGRNVYQKIRRAITFVISVNIANVLAIFILSLINDISPVEATNILWINLIIESVLAITIGMGPNDNSLMKIKPKLGKSSLFDGVWKPMFKICLFSTSAAIAGFYLGMAFTPSELYSDRYASWYELLKSTDASLQERVQVMTFGRTSMFLVMTISPCFYVNFIKLSNWKSSKKIQFNPNLPLVFASIFAGCLNIIVLFIPGLNSVVLLLNPISSWNAHNWYLIPAAVGISIIPGILILTTDAIVFFSYHLLPKSWERNRRIAIEFVENDKKKTVKKVNSVVEKDKKNI